One region of Trichoderma breve strain T069 chromosome 7 map unlocalized scaffold00007, whole genome shotgun sequence genomic DNA includes:
- a CDS encoding nucleotide-sugar transporter domain-containing protein, translated as MAISRGTVPFLVAMMLLTGVCNTLVTKYQDKQCVRNCEDENPARHIFFNQPVLQTAQMFVGEMGCWLVVGAAAAYRRLASKRSPAERGYQAINSNRTDGDDDETLEDDQPSVLRGYRILLLALPAICDICGTTLMNIGLLLVAASIYQMTRGALVLFVGLFSVVFLRRTLRLFQWISLVGVVLGVAVVGLAGAIWPDVKAHVVSSITDSPEGLSDVAKAVIGVLLIAGAQIFTATQFVLEEWMLENSPIDPIKVVGWEGLFGFVTTVAVMIVLHLAIGRTEAGRYGYFDAAEGLRQMWDEKALLVSSVIIMISIGGFNFFGLSVTRTVSATSRSTIDTCRTLFIWVVSLGLGWESFKWLQIAGFALLVYSTFLFNGLVQPPFEFLRSDAETEELLPEEPIEHN; from the exons ATGGCGATTTCTCGTGGCACCGTCCCGTTTCTggtggccatgatgctgctgacGGGTGTCTGCAATACATTGGTTACCAAGTATCAA GATAAGCAATGTGTTCGCAATTGCGAGGATGAGAATCCCGCTCGTCATatcttcttcaaccaacCCGTGCTTCAGACGGCGCAGATGTTTGTGGGTGAGATGGGCTGCTGGCTCGTCGTGGGCGCTGCGGCGGCGTATCGCCGTCTTGCATCAAAGAGATCACCTGCGGAGCGTGGCTACCAGGCCATCAATTCCAACCGAACCGAtggtgacgacgacgagacgcTTGAAGACGACCAACCATCAGTTTTACGGGGCTACCGAATTCTGCTGCTGGCTCTGCCTGCCATCTGCGACATCTGCGGCACCACCTTGATGAACattggcctccttcttgttgCGGCGTCTATTTACCAAATGACCCGAGGCGCGCTAGTCCTATTCGTGGGCCTGTTTAGCGTCGTCTTTTTGCGGAGGACGCTGCGTCTATTCCAGTGGATCTCATTAGTGGGCGTGGTTCTCGGAGTAGCTGTCGTCGGACTTGCTGGTGCTATTTGGCCGGACGTCAAGGCACATGTCGTCTCCTCTATCACGGATTCCCCAGAGGGGCTATCCGACGTTGCCAAGGCAGTCATTGGAGTTTTACTGATTGCCGGAGCGCAAATTTTCACTGCCACCCAGTTTGTCTTGGAAGAGTGGATGCTCGAAAACTCCCCCATCGACCCCATCAAGGTGGTTGGCTGGGAAGGCCTCTTTGGCTTCGTCACCACAGTTGCCGTCATGATTGTTTTGCACTTGGCCATTGGACGGACAGAAGCCGGTCGATATGGCTATTTCGATGCCGCTGAAGGCCTTCGCCAAATGTGGGATGAGAAGGCCTTACTCGTTTCCAGTGTCATTATCATGATAAGCATTGG tggcttcaacttcttcggATTGTCCGTTACTCGCACCGTCAGTGCCACCTCTCGCTCCACCATTGATACTTGCAGAACGCTCTTCATTTGGGTCGtttctcttggccttggatgGGAATCTTTCAAGTGGCTGCAGATTGCTGGATTTGCTTTGTTGGTCTATTCTACCTTTTTGTTTAACGGCCTCGTGCAGCCACCGTTTGAATTCTTGCGTTCCGACGCAGAAACTGAGGAGCTTCTCCCTGAAGAACCAATCGAGCATAACTAA